In Scatophagus argus isolate fScaArg1 chromosome 7, fScaArg1.pri, whole genome shotgun sequence, a genomic segment contains:
- the slc28a1 gene encoding sodium/nucleoside cotransporter 1: MTENNGVQLKNATHTRGNGVVNEAFDIEEDNINDTGSNKSQKVKNKKGLGSYLSQVSKPINATEDYFKAHSKTFKYVLLGILGAGYVAYFIAACVLDFKRATALVVLTSLAVVVKSYELLKEYKGESISRCFKPAVRWFKSNLKWMKWIFIIAVVVLFVVWLILDTSKRPEQLVSFGGVCMFIVLLFLLSAHRTAVSWRVVFWGLGLQFCIGLFVIRTQPGIMAFEWLGRQVQTFLDYTKEGSSFVFGNLITNIFAFQALPIVVFFSSVMSILYFLGIMQWIILKISWVMQITMGTSPTETLSVAGNIFVGQTEAPLLIRPYLKDMTKSEIHAVLTGGFATIAGSVMGAFISFGIDASSLISASVMAAPCALAISKLSYPETEESIFKSDKNIKVACGDEKNILEAASSGASASIGLVANIAANLIAFLAILGFINQALSWLGGMVGYPSVTFQLICSYVFMPVAFMMGVPYDESFTVAELIGTKLFLNEFVAYEKLSELKNNRLAGLDEIIGGERQWISVRSEIITTYALCGFANFSSLGIVIGGLSSICPPRRSDISSLVLRAMLTGTCVSLVNACIAGLLFVPPLDCVNLFKVSAFNATDVNVQTCCEDLFKSTVNNGTISFEGAWSTTANVTLFFSKCCQCCGLSAADVCK, encoded by the exons ATGA cagaaaacaacGGTGTCCAGCTCAAAAATGCAACCCACACCAGAGGAAATGGTGTGGTAAACGAGGCTTTTGATATAGAG GAGGACAACATTAATGACACTGGCAGCAACAAATCgcagaaagtaaaaaataaaaaggggtTAGGCTCATACTTAAG CCAAGTCTCCAAGCCGATTAATGCCACAGAGGATTACTTCAAGGCTCACTCAAAAACCTTCAAATACGTTCTGCTGGGCATACTTGGAGCAG GTTATGTGGCGTACTTCATTGCAGCCTGTGTATTGGATTTCAAGAGGGCCACTGCTCTTGTCGTCCTAACCAGCTTGGCTGTTGTTGTTAAGTCATACGAACTTTTGAAGGAGTACAAGGGTGAAAGCATCAGTCGGTGTTTCAAACCTGCAGTTAGATGGTTTAAATCTAACttgaaatggatgaaatg gaTTTTCATCATAGCTGTTGTGGTCCTGTTTGTGGTGTGGCTCATTTTAGACACGAGCAAGCGTCCAGAGCAGCTTGTCTCATTTGgaggtgtgtgcatgttcatCGTGCTTTTGTTCCTCTTATCGGCACACAGGACAGCG gTATCATGGAGGGTTGTGTTTTGGGGTCTCGGGCTGCAGTTCTGCATTGGCCTTTTTGTTATAAGAACACAACCTGGAATCATGGCTTTTGAATGGCTTGGAAGACAAGTGCAG ACATTCCTCGACTATACCAAGGAAGGgtcatcatttgtttttgggAATTTGatcacaaacatttttgcctTCCAA GCCTTACCCATTGTTGTGTTCTTCAGCAGTGTGATGTCGATCCTTTACTTTTTGGGGATAATGCAATGGATCATTCTGAag ATCTCATGGGTTATGCAGATAACGATGGGAACCTCTCCCACAGAGACCTTGAGTGTGGCAGGCAATATATTTGTTGGGCAG ACTGAGGCTCCGCTGCTGATCCGCCCCTATTTGAAAGACATGACCAAATCTGAGATCCATGCTGTTTTGACTGGAGGATTTGCCACAATTGCAGGCAGTGTCATGGGGGCATTCATCTCATTTGGG ATTGATGCATCTTCCTTGATATCAGCCTCTGTGATGGCTGCCCCTTGTGCCTTGGCCATCTCCAAACTGTCCTAcccagagacagaggagagtaTCTTCAAGTCTGACAAGAATATTAAAGTGGCTTGTGG agacgAAAAAAACATCCTGGAGGCTGCTAGCAGTGGAGCTTCTGCTTCAATTGGTCTTGTTGCTAACATTGCAGCAAATTTGATAGCCTTTCTTGCCATCCTCGGGTTCATAAATCAAGCTTTGAGTTGGCTTGGAGGTATGGTGGGATATCCCTCGGTCACATTTCAG TTGATTTGCTCTTATGTGTTCATGCCTGTGGCCTTTATGATGGGAGTACCATATGATGAAAGTTTTACTGTGGCTGAACTAATCGGCACAAAGCTCTTCCTCAATGAGTTTGTGGCTTATGAGAAATTATCTGAGCTGAAGAACAACAGACTCGCTGGACTTGATGAAATAATAGGGGGCGAAAGGCAATGGATATCT GTCAGATCAGAAATAATCACCACCTATGCTCTTTGTGGGTTTGCCAACTTCAGCTCACTGGGTATTGTGATTGGAGGCCTAT CCTCTATATGCCCACCAAGAAGAAGTGACATCTCATCTCTGGTGTTGAGAGCTATGCTCACTGGGACTTGTGTGTCTCTCGTCAACGCATGTATTGCAG GGCTTCTCTTTGTTCCTCCATTGGACTGCGTGAACCTGTTCAAGGTATCTGCTTTCAATGCCACAGATGTAAACGTGCAAACCTGCTGTGAGGACCTCTTTAAAAG CACTGTAAACAATGGGACCATCTCATTTGAAGGAGCGTGGAGTACAACAGcaaatgtcactttgtttttctctaaatgctgtcagtgttgtggtCTTTCTGCTGCGGACGTTTGTAAGTAG
- the znf592 gene encoding zinc finger protein 592 isoform X1 — translation MGDMKTPDFDDLLAAFDIPDATGLDAKEPIQGSHEETESQLKHTGICLDDTLLSNQADTTVDIPAVSVIVKNTSRQESLEGFGPALQNGFRGQDTSIDTVETTNTGFSKSFVSALNGESSRELLGKAPVQHKPDGTPVFSQSLSHFSPISSPESEDTQYSRDEMHTKERPCFPEASVLVEPSVPDYPKKLDLSIFDDCPKDSNIPKNTQSSRTDSCRGLEPSEICVSNEMDKTPRTHNALPPLSVNQNLIETNCNSGISVDVPASYPHVKSQTSKLSSCLEALVALNAKKDPRESSAVHNDCMKASPNVPISPLSPRSPLEAVKRLMKPSDSPVSICSDSSGKASPALASGSPPAIPRVRIKTIKTTSGQIKRTVTSVLPDSETDEVHSAYESSPSQSMISEDSYCNTSPHQSQSAVVDGIAGIQTKGTPASSSSARVLHNRSEANSRRSGIKQSATIFHNASGSVKRSVARQRQKPKRGSATAGHATSTNFLPKAMHLASLNLVPHSVAASVAARSTSHQQNQHTISSTVYSTVPLVHQVKTAKPHPCMSTPNTAAGTLSRLLNNANPVPTYVPNLSPPPESNISLPPRGYCCLECGDAFGVERSLAYHYSRRSVHIEVGCMHCAKTMVFFNKCALLAHAREHKNNGMVMQCTQLHMKPIAEEQMFAALSTESVTTYPYTSPSLSPKNQPVLPLYPDNVIRHRLRCLECNKQLPDYKALAGHYQRPSEDVEGLMCNVCSMLLPNKCSFRAHERIHAHKSPYCCPECGALSRSADIQKHVKENCLHYARKAWYKCLHCDMVFKTLQGQKTHIEEKHCEVFYKCSICPVAFKTNDSCEVHFKNKHSASKTSPQLIFKCSCETVFKKKQLLYEHFHQNANKRVTSVFKCPECNSVFPQKQMLMHHFKSVHVGNMAAETENGRMQTNSSDLHQDAHSVQRHKSRSPVKHTDSPRKKAEQDSRSRAKPIGWTCGECLLWFPERDSYVSHVKTTHRKSVKKYPCRHCEQSFNSTTSLRRHIRSDHDGKKKIYTCAYCTDTKTTFTTSVMLKNHISVMHGIKNPDLRQMQTATQESRKPLEKRLLSERPAVDVQEKEEERGRAFSLEAPSAKRLKTQFRCSKCGFITDDSTQFQQHIPQHKTDENTPQCLHCGLCFTSVLSLNRHLFIVHKVKEEEKDKEEEEEEEEEEAEAREMEQDNQPGRPADTDEVNNLLPELSEPEPSQAEEPASLHCGKIAGSKLQLSAHSQTRAVPHR, via the exons ATGGGTGACATGAAAACCCCGGATTTTGATGATCTTCTGGCTGCCTTTGACATCCCAGATGCCACAGGTTTGGATGCCAAAGAGCCCATCCAGGGGAGCCACGAGGAGACAGAGAGTCAGCTGAAACATACAGGGATATGTCTAGATGATACTTTACTGAGTAACCAAGCTGACACAACAGTAGATATCCCTGCTGTAAGTGTTATTGTGAAAAACACAAGTCGCCAGGAGTCATTGGAGGGCTTTGGACCAGCGTTGCAAAATGGATTCAGGGGACAAGACACCTCCATTGACACTGTTGAGACAACTAACACTGGCTTTTCCAAATCATTTGTCTCAGCTCTGAATGGGGAGAGTTCAAGAGAGCTTCTTGGAAAGGCACCTGTTCAGCACAAACCTGATGGAACCCCAGTATTTTCTCAGTCACTTTCTCATTTTAGTCCCATCTCCAGTCCTGAGTCTGAAGACACCCAGTATAGTAGAGATGAAATGCATACAAAAGAGAGACCTTGTTTCCCAGAAGCTTCAGTGCTCGTGGAACCCTCAGTCCCGGACTATCCAAAAAAACTGGACCTCAGCATATTTGATGACTGTCCAAAGGACTCTAATATTCCCAAAAACactcagagcagcagaacagaTAGTTGTAGAGGTTTGGAGCCCTCTGAAATCTGTGTCAGCAATGAAATGGATAAAACACCTAGAACACACAATGCACTTCCTCCACTGAGTGTTAACCAAAACCTTATTGAGACAAACTGCAATTCAGGAATCTCAGTGGATGTTCCCGCTTCTTATCCGCATGTAAAATCTCAGACATCTAAATTATCCTCTTGCCTTGAGGCTCTGGTGGCTCTGAATGCTAAAAAAGATCCCAGAGAGTCTTCAGCAGTTCATAACGACTGCATGAAAGCAAGTCCTAATGTGCCTATATCCCCACTAAGCCCCAGAAGTCCGCTTGAAGCTGTGAAACGGTTAATGAAACCCTCTGATAGCCCAGTAAGCATTTGCAGTGATAGTAGTGGTAAAGCATCCCCTGCTTTGGCATCTGGGTCACCTCCTGCAATACCCAGGGTCAGAATTAAGACTATCAAAACTACATCTGGGCAGATCAAGCGGACAGTCACCAGTGTGCTGCCTGATTCAGAAACAGATGAAGTTCATTCTGCGTATGAATCCTCTCCATCACAAAGTATGATTAGTGAAGATTCTTACTGTAATACGTCTCCTCATCAGTCTCAAAGTGCTGTTGTTGATGGCATTGCCGGAATACAAACGAAAGGTACACCAGCTAGCTCATCCTCAGCCAGAGTTTTGCACAACAGATCAGAGGCTAACTCCAGGAGGTCAGGCATAAAGCAGTCTGCAACAATATTCCATAATGCTAGTGGTTCTGTCAAACGATCGGTTGCACGTCAAAGGCAGAAACCAAAGAGAGGATCAGCCACAGCAGGCCATGCAACTAGCACAAACTTCCTTCCCAAAGCAATGCACTTAGCTAGCCTGAACCTAGTCCCTCACAGTGTTGCTGCTTCTGTAGCTGCTCGGTCCACCTCTCATcaacaaaaccaacacacaATCTCCTCCACAGTGTACAGCACTGTCCCACTGGTGCATCAGGTAAAAACAGCCAAACCTCATCCATGCATGTCCACTCCTAACACAGCAGCTGGAACCTTAAGCAGATTGTTGAACAATGCCAACCCTGTGCCTACATATGTGCCCAACCTGAGCCCTCCTCCAGAGAGCAATATCAGCCTTCCACCACGCGGATACTGCTGCCTTGAGTGTGGGGACGCCTTCGGGGTGGAGCGGAGTCTTGCGTATCATTACAGCAGGAGGAGTGTTCACATTGAAGTAGGATGTATGCACTGTGCAAAGACGATGGTGTTCTTCAACAAGTGTGCCTTGTTGGCACATGCACGAGAGCACAAGAACAATGGAATGGTGATGCAGTGCACACAGCTCCATATGAAACCCATAGCAGAGGAGCAAATGTTTGCAGCCCTGAGTACTGAATCTGTAACCACATACCCTTACACCTCACCATCACTCTCACCTAAAAACCAACCTGTCCTGCCCCTATATCCAGACAATGTCATTCGCCACCGACTCCGTTGCCTGGAGTGTAACAAGCAGTTGCCTGACTACAAAGCACTTGCAGGCCATTACCAGAGGCCATCAGAAGATGTGGAAGGACTA aTGTGTAATGTGTGCTCAATGCTGTTACCCAACAAGTGCAGCTTCAGAGCTCACGAacgcatacatgcacacaagtcCCCTTACTGCTGTCCTGAGTGTGGTGCCCTGAGTCGTTCTGCAGACATACAGAAGCACGTCAAGGAAAACTGTCTCCACTACGCTCGCAAGGCTTGGTACAA ATGTCTTCACTGTGATATGGTTTTCAAGACCCTTCAAGGACAAAAGACTCACATTGAGGAGAAACACTGTGAAGTGTTTTACAAGTGCTCCATCTGTCCTGTTGCCTTCAAGACCAATGACAGTTGTgaagtgcattttaaaaacaagcaCAGTGCCAGCAAAACATCCCCGCA GTTAATCTTTAAGTGTTCGTGCGAGACAGTGTTCAAGAAGAAGCAGTTACTCTATGAGCATTTCCACCAGAATGCGAACAAGCGTGTTACATCTGTGTTCAAGTGTCCCGAATGCAACTCAGTCTTTCCACAAAAGCAGATGTTAATGCACCACTTCAAG AGTGTTCATGTAGGAAACAtggcagcagagacagagaacggcaggatgcaaacaaacagctcagaCTTGCACCAGGATGCTCATTCTGTCCAACGTCACAAGAGCCGCAGTCCTGTTAAGCACACAGATAGTCCCAGAAAAAAGGCAGAGCAAGACAGCAGATCTCGCGCGAAGCCCATTGGCTGGACTTGTGGGGAGTGTCTCCTGTGGTTCCCTGAACGAGACTCCTATGTGTCTCACGTGAAGACCACCCACCGGAAG tCAGTGAAGAAGTATCCATGTCGACATTGTGAGCAGTCTTTCAACTCTACAACCAGTCTGAGAAGACATATTCGCAGTGACCatgatggaaaaaagaaaatctacacTTGCGC GTATTGCACGGATACCAAAACAACATTCACGACAAGTGTGATGTTGAAGAACCACATCAGTGTGATGCATGGAATCAAAAATCCAGATCTTCGCCAAATGCAAACAGCCACCCAGGAATCAAGAAAACCTTTGGAGAAG AGGCTTTTATCAGAACGACCTGCCGTGGACgtgcaggagaaggaggaggagcggggTCGCGCTTTCAGTCTTGAGGCTCCTTCAGCAAAGCGTCTGAAAACTCAGTTCCGCTGTTCAAAGTGCGGTTTCATCACAGACGACAGCACGCAATTCCAGCAGCACATCCCACAGCATAAAACCGATGAAAACACTCCTCAGTGCCTTCACTGTGGCCTGTGTTTCACGTCTGTGCTGTCTCTCAACAGACATCTTTTCATTGTTCACAAAgtcaaagaggaggagaaagataaagaagaagaagaagaagaggaggaggaggaagcagaagcCAGGGAGATGGAGCAGGATAATCAGCCAGGTAGACCAGCAGATACTGATGAGGTGAACAACTTGTTACCGGAGCTTAGTGAACCTGAGCCCTCGCAGGCAGAAGAGCCAGCAAGTCTGCACTGTGGCAAGATTGCAGGCAGTAAATTACAACTGAGCGCTCACTCTCAGACACGAGCTGTCCCTCACCGGTAG
- the znf592 gene encoding zinc finger protein 592 isoform X2: MGDMKTPDFDDLLAAFDIPDATDNVIRHRLRCLECNKQLPDYKALAGHYQRPSEDVEGLMCNVCSMLLPNKCSFRAHERIHAHKSPYCCPECGALSRSADIQKHVKENCLHYARKAWYKCLHCDMVFKTLQGQKTHIEEKHCEVFYKCSICPVAFKTNDSCEVHFKNKHSASKTSPQLIFKCSCETVFKKKQLLYEHFHQNANKRVTSVFKCPECNSVFPQKQMLMHHFKSVHVGNMAAETENGRMQTNSSDLHQDAHSVQRHKSRSPVKHTDSPRKKAEQDSRSRAKPIGWTCGECLLWFPERDSYVSHVKTTHRKSVKKYPCRHCEQSFNSTTSLRRHIRSDHDGKKKIYTCAYCTDTKTTFTTSVMLKNHISVMHGIKNPDLRQMQTATQESRKPLEKRLLSERPAVDVQEKEEERGRAFSLEAPSAKRLKTQFRCSKCGFITDDSTQFQQHIPQHKTDENTPQCLHCGLCFTSVLSLNRHLFIVHKVKEEEKDKEEEEEEEEEEAEAREMEQDNQPGRPADTDEVNNLLPELSEPEPSQAEEPASLHCGKIAGSKLQLSAHSQTRAVPHR; the protein is encoded by the exons ATGGGTGACATGAAAACCCCGGATTTTGATGATCTTCTGGCTGCCTTTGACATCCCAGATGCCACAG ACAATGTCATTCGCCACCGACTCCGTTGCCTGGAGTGTAACAAGCAGTTGCCTGACTACAAAGCACTTGCAGGCCATTACCAGAGGCCATCAGAAGATGTGGAAGGACTA aTGTGTAATGTGTGCTCAATGCTGTTACCCAACAAGTGCAGCTTCAGAGCTCACGAacgcatacatgcacacaagtcCCCTTACTGCTGTCCTGAGTGTGGTGCCCTGAGTCGTTCTGCAGACATACAGAAGCACGTCAAGGAAAACTGTCTCCACTACGCTCGCAAGGCTTGGTACAA ATGTCTTCACTGTGATATGGTTTTCAAGACCCTTCAAGGACAAAAGACTCACATTGAGGAGAAACACTGTGAAGTGTTTTACAAGTGCTCCATCTGTCCTGTTGCCTTCAAGACCAATGACAGTTGTgaagtgcattttaaaaacaagcaCAGTGCCAGCAAAACATCCCCGCA GTTAATCTTTAAGTGTTCGTGCGAGACAGTGTTCAAGAAGAAGCAGTTACTCTATGAGCATTTCCACCAGAATGCGAACAAGCGTGTTACATCTGTGTTCAAGTGTCCCGAATGCAACTCAGTCTTTCCACAAAAGCAGATGTTAATGCACCACTTCAAG AGTGTTCATGTAGGAAACAtggcagcagagacagagaacggcaggatgcaaacaaacagctcagaCTTGCACCAGGATGCTCATTCTGTCCAACGTCACAAGAGCCGCAGTCCTGTTAAGCACACAGATAGTCCCAGAAAAAAGGCAGAGCAAGACAGCAGATCTCGCGCGAAGCCCATTGGCTGGACTTGTGGGGAGTGTCTCCTGTGGTTCCCTGAACGAGACTCCTATGTGTCTCACGTGAAGACCACCCACCGGAAG tCAGTGAAGAAGTATCCATGTCGACATTGTGAGCAGTCTTTCAACTCTACAACCAGTCTGAGAAGACATATTCGCAGTGACCatgatggaaaaaagaaaatctacacTTGCGC GTATTGCACGGATACCAAAACAACATTCACGACAAGTGTGATGTTGAAGAACCACATCAGTGTGATGCATGGAATCAAAAATCCAGATCTTCGCCAAATGCAAACAGCCACCCAGGAATCAAGAAAACCTTTGGAGAAG AGGCTTTTATCAGAACGACCTGCCGTGGACgtgcaggagaaggaggaggagcggggTCGCGCTTTCAGTCTTGAGGCTCCTTCAGCAAAGCGTCTGAAAACTCAGTTCCGCTGTTCAAAGTGCGGTTTCATCACAGACGACAGCACGCAATTCCAGCAGCACATCCCACAGCATAAAACCGATGAAAACACTCCTCAGTGCCTTCACTGTGGCCTGTGTTTCACGTCTGTGCTGTCTCTCAACAGACATCTTTTCATTGTTCACAAAgtcaaagaggaggagaaagataaagaagaagaagaagaagaggaggaggaggaagcagaagcCAGGGAGATGGAGCAGGATAATCAGCCAGGTAGACCAGCAGATACTGATGAGGTGAACAACTTGTTACCGGAGCTTAGTGAACCTGAGCCCTCGCAGGCAGAAGAGCCAGCAAGTCTGCACTGTGGCAAGATTGCAGGCAGTAAATTACAACTGAGCGCTCACTCTCAGACACGAGCTGTCCCTCACCGGTAG